In Zingiber officinale cultivar Zhangliang chromosome 8B, Zo_v1.1, whole genome shotgun sequence, a single genomic region encodes these proteins:
- the LOC122015396 gene encoding ABSCISIC ACID-INSENSITIVE 5-like protein 2, whose protein sequence is MGILTMALKDEGSSGDRQSSQIQNLSRQGSLYNMTLNEVQNHLGEPLHSMNLDELLKSVFAAETNQLNGVDHENPIDQHASSSGIHRQGSITMSQGLCKKTVDEVWRDIQVGPTKGDEVKKSGHERQTTLGEMTLEDFLLKAGVVTENIMKEGNDFIGNLDRVENPDLTSRTHGFTHGASWLPQFNQIPAMNNQMQGQQSLLGAYMSARPPPQPIVAGSAPMFDTVFPEGQMNISSPTIGGYSDSQTPGRKRRASEDIVDKLSERRQKRMIKNRESAARSRARKQAYTNELENKVSRLEEENERLKKQKELDQILMALPVPEPRYQLRRTSSAPL, encoded by the exons ATGGGAATATTGACTATGGCGTTGAAGGATGAAGGTAGCAGTGGGGATAGGCAATCTTCCCAGATTCAGAATTTGTCGAGGCAAGGGTCACTTTATAATATGACCCTCAATGAAGTTCAGAACCACTTAGGGGAGCCCCTTCATAGCATGAACCTAGATGAACTACTGAAGAGTGTTTTTGCAGCAGAGACTAATCAGTTAAATGGTGTGGACCATGAAAATCCCATAGACCAACATGCCTCTAGCTCTGGAATCCACCGTCAAGGAAGCATTACCATGTCACAAGGGTTGTGTAAAAAGACAGTGGATGAAGTTTGGCGGGACATTCAAGTTGGGCCAACTAAAGGTGATGAGGTAAAGAAATCAGGCCATGAGAGGCAAACAACACTTGGTGAAATGACACTGGAGGATTTTCTTTTGAAGGCTGGGGTGGTTACTGAGAACATTATGAAAGAGGGTAATGATTTTATTGGAAATTTGGATCGTGTAGAAAATCCAGATCTAACATCTAGGACACATGGTTTTACACATGGAGCTAGTTGGTTACCACAGTTTAATCAGATCCCAGCTATGAATAATCAAATGCAGGGACAGCAAAGCTTGCTGGGGGCTTATATGTCTGCCCGTCCACCTCCACAACCAATAGTTGCTGGTTCTGCACCTATGTTTGACACTGTTTTCCCTGAGGGTCAGATGAATATATCATCACCAACAATTGGtggatattctgattctcagACACCTGGAAGAAAACGCAGAGCTTCAGAGGACATAGTAGACAAATTGTCTGAGAGGAGACAGAAAAGGATGATCAAGAACCGTGAGTCTGCTGCACGATCAAGAGCTAGGAAACAG gcATACACCAATGAATTAGAAAACAAGGTTTCTCGcttggaagaagagaatgagagGCTGAAGAAACAGAAG GAGTTGGACCAGATTCTTATGGCTTTACCAGTACCCGAACCAAGGTATCAACTTCGACGGACGAGTTCTGCACCtctctaa
- the LOC122016133 gene encoding ferritin-3, chloroplastic-like, translating into MPLEASVAAALEEIGKELALIPTSPDLSLGRQKYADECESAINQQINVEYNNSYVYHALFAYFDRDNVALKGLAKFFKESSEEEREHAEKLMEYQNKRGGRVKLQSLVMPPSEFDHPEKGEALHAMELTLALEKLTNEKLIQLHNIAENCKDAQLADFIESEFLEEQVEAIKKISEYVAQLRRLGKGHGVWHFDQMLLHEGDVVAA; encoded by the exons ATGCCTCTCGAAGCTTCCGTGGCCGCTGCCTTGGAGGAGATCGGGAAGGAGCTCGCTCTGATTCCGACGTCCCCAGATCTGTCTTTGGGCCGTCAGAAATACGCCGATGAGTGCGAATCTGCCATCAATCAACAGATCAA TGTCGAATACAATAATTCGTACGTCTATCATGCCTTGTTCGCTTACTTCGACCGCGACAACGTTGCGCTGAAAGGCCTCGCAAA ATTTTTCAAGGAGTCAAGTGAAGAGGAAAGGGAGCATGCCGAGAAACTGATGGAATACCAA AACAAGCGAGGAGGAAGAGTGAAACTCCAGTCTCTTGTTATGCCACCGTCTGAATTCGATCATCCCGAGAAGGGAGAAGCATTGCATG CCATGGAATTGACTTTGGCTCTTGAGAAGTTGACGAACGAGAAGTTGATCCAGCTACACAAT ATTGCTGAAAATTGCAAAGATGCTCAACTGGCTGACTTTATTGAGAGTGAATTTCTCGAAGAGCAG GTGGAAGCCATAAAGAAGATATCTGAGTACGTTGCTCAGCTGAGAAGGTTAGGGAAAGGACATG GGGTTTGGCATTTCGACCAGATGCTCCTCCATGAGGGAGATGTTGTGGCTGCCTAA